From Echinicola jeungdonensis, the proteins below share one genomic window:
- a CDS encoding DUF4834 domain-containing protein, with amino-acid sequence MGLILKFILISIALSWIFSSLLRFFLKSKFKVFINKVNEAQQEETRKQRKEGEIKVDYIPKNQNQKTSNNIQAGEYVDYEEVKE; translated from the coding sequence ATGGGATTGATTCTCAAATTTATTTTAATTTCCATTGCCTTGTCTTGGATTTTCTCAAGCTTGTTGCGGTTTTTCCTGAAAAGTAAATTCAAAGTTTTTATAAATAAGGTGAATGAAGCCCAACAGGAAGAAACCAGGAAGCAAAGAAAGGAAGGGGAAATCAAGGTAGATTATATCCCTAAAAACCAAAACCAAAAAACCTCCAATAATATCCAGGCAGGTGAATATGTGGATTATGAGGAAGTGAAAGAGTAA
- a CDS encoding carbon starvation CstA family protein has translation MTLSVLLLLSGAILLGAYFIYGKYVFRKFKISNKNLPPSHALKDGVDYVPSRPIVVLGHHFASIAGAGPIVGPIIAITFGWVPAVIWILVGGIFFGAVHDLGSLVASMRNEGKSIGTIIQNNIGQKGKQLFMLFSFSTLILVIAVFADIIARTFINNSGVASASILFIGLAIIFGFINKAVAQKKTLFVIASVIGVVLMYYFVYLGMQIPFQLDYQIWLYILLAYAFVASVTPVSFLLQPRDYLNSFLLYGLIILAVAGVIWANPEIKMDSQVHVSTENLGYLFPVLFVTIACGAISGFHSLVASGTTSKQINKESDAKVVGFGGMLIESFLAIISVGAVIVISREEYLANLTSLGPVTMFSNGLGAMMSSLGISEGLAVSFVALTVSAFALTTLDTCTRLARFTFQEYFEGMNIPVGKGLSNNRYLSTGIVVLLSILLIKSGGFTTLWPIFGSANQLLAALALLTVAVWLIRKKVNASFVLIPMFFMFSVTLTSLGIFAWKNFQENSYVLSILASVLFALSVVLIVLAKRSLEQEEKAPDKLTV, from the coding sequence ATGACATTATCCGTTTTACTGCTCCTTTCCGGGGCCATTTTGTTGGGGGCATATTTTATATATGGCAAGTATGTCTTTAGGAAGTTCAAAATTAGCAATAAGAACTTGCCTCCTTCCCATGCCCTGAAGGATGGGGTGGATTATGTCCCCAGCCGGCCTATAGTTGTTTTGGGACATCATTTTGCCTCAATTGCTGGGGCTGGCCCGATAGTAGGGCCCATAATAGCCATCACATTTGGCTGGGTGCCAGCGGTGATTTGGATATTGGTGGGTGGAATTTTTTTTGGAGCAGTACATGACCTGGGAAGTCTGGTGGCCTCCATGCGAAACGAGGGAAAATCCATTGGTACTATTATCCAGAATAATATTGGACAAAAGGGTAAACAGTTGTTTATGCTGTTTAGCTTTTCAACCCTGATTTTAGTGATTGCTGTATTTGCAGATATCATTGCCCGGACTTTTATCAATAATTCCGGTGTTGCTTCCGCCTCCATTTTGTTTATAGGCTTGGCGATTATTTTTGGTTTTATCAACAAGGCAGTGGCCCAAAAGAAAACCCTTTTTGTAATAGCTTCGGTCATAGGAGTGGTGCTGATGTACTATTTTGTGTATTTGGGGATGCAGATACCTTTCCAGCTGGATTACCAGATATGGCTTTATATTTTGTTGGCTTATGCTTTTGTGGCATCGGTCACTCCTGTTTCATTTTTGTTGCAGCCCAGAGATTATCTGAATAGCTTTTTATTATATGGGTTGATCATTCTGGCGGTGGCAGGGGTGATTTGGGCAAACCCTGAAATAAAAATGGATAGCCAGGTCCATGTTTCAACGGAAAATTTGGGATATTTATTTCCCGTTTTATTTGTTACCATTGCTTGTGGGGCTATTAGTGGTTTCCATTCCCTGGTGGCATCAGGTACCACCTCCAAACAGATTAATAAAGAATCAGATGCCAAGGTAGTGGGATTTGGCGGGATGTTGATTGAATCCTTTCTGGCGATAATATCTGTAGGTGCAGTCATTGTAATCAGCCGGGAGGAATATTTAGCCAATTTGACTTCCCTGGGCCCGGTCACCATGTTTTCGAATGGATTGGGGGCCATGATGAGCTCACTTGGAATTTCTGAGGGATTGGCCGTGAGTTTTGTGGCATTAACGGTTTCTGCATTTGCACTGACCACCTTGGATACTTGTACCAGACTAGCCAGATTTACCTTTCAGGAATATTTTGAAGGAATGAATATCCCGGTGGGGAAGGGGCTTTCCAATAATCGGTATCTTTCCACAGGAATTGTAGTGTTGCTTTCCATCCTTTTGATCAAATCTGGAGGATTTACTACACTTTGGCCTATTTTTGGTTCAGCAAATCAACTTCTGGCAGCTTTGGCTTTATTGACCGTTGCGGTGTGGCTAATCCGTAAAAAGGTAAATGCATCTTTTGTGTTGATTCCTATGTTTTTTATGTTTTCAGTTACCTTAACTTCTTTGGGAATATTTGCCTGGAAAAATTTTCAGGAAAATAGTTATGTGTTGTCCATACTTGCTTCTGTGTTGTTTGCACTATCTGTAGTGTTGATTGTTTTGGCAAAAAGAAGTCTGGAACAGGAAGAAAAAGCCCCGGATAAGCTAACCGTTTAA
- a CDS encoding mechanosensitive ion channel family protein produces MMNEKFIFLLTTLALLVLSHILIWLTFKPLSRLVYKPKTPGGKKSLGKLSNALKWGLFFVIFPLTEHLFSPEEWAIFSGNKVFRILFIINFSWILIELSNVLKYYFLDFYTLDKADNLKERRIYTQISFVRKIAILVIVIMALSVILMSFDVAREAGQGILASAGVAGIIIGLAAQKSIANLLAGFQIAFTQPIRIDDVVVVEGEWGKIEEINLTYVVVCIWDQRRLVLPIYYFLEKPFQNWTRTTATIWGTVFLYVDHTIPINELKEKLKQILDHTPLWDGKVQVLQVTDVKPSTIELRCLMSAKDSPTAFDLRCLVREEMVRFIQEKYPASLPKTRVLMDQAKQEKFKENGPEV; encoded by the coding sequence ATGATGAATGAAAAGTTTATCTTTTTGCTTACTACATTGGCTTTATTGGTATTGAGCCATATTTTGATCTGGCTTACCTTTAAACCTCTTTCAAGGTTGGTTTACAAACCAAAGACCCCCGGGGGAAAAAAATCCCTTGGCAAATTGTCCAATGCTTTAAAATGGGGGCTTTTCTTTGTGATCTTTCCACTGACAGAACACTTGTTCTCACCTGAAGAATGGGCTATTTTTAGTGGAAACAAGGTATTTAGAATCCTATTTATTATTAATTTCTCCTGGATATTGATAGAACTGTCCAATGTCCTGAAATATTATTTTTTGGATTTTTACACCCTGGACAAAGCCGATAACCTAAAAGAAAGGCGGATTTATACACAAATTAGTTTTGTGAGGAAAATAGCCATATTGGTCATTGTCATTATGGCCCTATCAGTCATTTTAATGAGCTTTGATGTCGCCAGGGAAGCAGGGCAAGGCATATTAGCTTCAGCAGGAGTGGCGGGCATTATCATTGGTCTTGCTGCCCAAAAGTCCATTGCCAATCTTTTGGCTGGTTTTCAGATTGCCTTTACCCAGCCCATCAGGATCGATGATGTGGTTGTTGTGGAGGGGGAGTGGGGAAAAATTGAGGAGATCAATCTCACATATGTGGTGGTTTGTATCTGGGACCAAAGGAGACTGGTTTTGCCCATTTATTATTTTTTAGAAAAGCCATTCCAAAACTGGACCCGAACCACAGCAACCATTTGGGGAACAGTATTCTTATATGTGGATCATACCATTCCCATCAATGAACTTAAGGAAAAACTGAAACAGATTCTGGACCATACCCCATTATGGGATGGAAAGGTACAGGTCCTGCAGGTCACCGATGTAAAACCCAGCACCATTGAACTACGTTGTTTAATGAGTGCCAAGGACAGCCCGACAGCATTTGATTTGCGCTGTTTGGTGAGGGAGGAAATGGTCCGTTTTATTCAGGAAAAATACCCTGCTTCCCTTCCTAAAACCAGGGTTTTGATGGATCAAGCAAAGCAGGAAAAATTCAAGGAAAACGGACCCGAAGTATGA
- the accD gene encoding acetyl-CoA carboxylase, carboxyltransferase subunit beta, producing the protein MAWFKRKDAGIKTSTQEKKDAPDGLWFKTPKGNIIHTRELKNNAYVCPDDDYHVKIGSKEYFEILFDDNQFKELDKNMTSGDPLHFVDSKPYTSRIEATIEKTSLKDAVRTGVGKMNGLDLVVACMDFNFIGGSMGSVVGEKIARAIDHSLKNKIPFMMISKSGGARMMEAGFSLMQMAKTSAKLALLDEAGIPYISLLTDPTTGGVTASYAMLGDFNIAEPGALIGFAGPRVIRETIGKDLPKGFQSSEFVLDHGFLDFIVDRRELKGRLTTLLNLLKN; encoded by the coding sequence ATGGCTTGGTTTAAAAGAAAAGACGCTGGAATAAAAACTTCCACCCAAGAAAAAAAAGATGCCCCTGATGGCCTCTGGTTTAAAACACCGAAGGGTAACATCATTCATACCCGGGAGCTCAAAAACAACGCATATGTCTGCCCAGATGATGACTATCATGTAAAAATCGGCTCCAAGGAATATTTTGAAATATTGTTTGATGACAACCAATTCAAGGAGCTGGATAAAAATATGACTTCCGGCGACCCCCTTCATTTTGTAGATAGCAAGCCTTATACCTCAAGGATTGAAGCTACTATCGAAAAAACCTCCCTCAAAGATGCAGTCCGCACTGGAGTTGGCAAAATGAACGGTTTGGATCTGGTTGTTGCCTGTATGGACTTCAATTTTATTGGCGGTTCCATGGGCTCTGTTGTTGGGGAAAAGATTGCCAGGGCCATTGACCACTCCCTGAAAAATAAAATTCCTTTTATGATGATTTCCAAATCTGGAGGTGCCCGGATGATGGAAGCTGGATTTAGCTTGATGCAAATGGCCAAAACTTCTGCCAAGTTGGCTTTGTTGGATGAAGCAGGCATTCCTTATATTTCCTTATTAACGGACCCAACCACGGGAGGCGTAACCGCATCCTATGCCATGTTGGGGGATTTTAATATCGCAGAACCTGGGGCCTTGATTGGCTTTGCAGGCCCTAGAGTGATCAGAGAGACCATTGGCAAGGACCTCCCCAAAGGCTTCCAAAGTTCTGAATTTGTCTTGGATCATGGCTTCCTTGATTTTATTGTAGACAGGAGGGAACTGAAAGGCAGATTAACTACCCTTTTGAACCTTTTAAAAAATTAA
- the nqrF gene encoding NADH:ubiquinone reductase (Na(+)-transporting) subunit F: MSSVIISSIVAFTLIILLLVLILLFAQSKLVPSGDVKIVINGDEDNPIVASAGSTLLSTLGGQKIFLPSACGGGGTCAMCKCTIEEGGGEVLPTEVGHLSRSEQKSNVRLSCQVKVKQDMRIRIPEEIFGIKKWECEVVSNYNVSTFIKEFVVKLPKGETLDFQSGGYIQIDVPEITVNFKDIDITPHPDLGHPDDVYKSDWDKFGLWDLVMKNDEELFRAYSMANHPAEGNIIMLTIRIATPPWDRANNKWMDVNPGVCSSYVFSRKPGDKVTISGPYGEFHINPTDREMIYIGGGAGMAPLRSHIFHLFHTEKTDRKVSYWYGGRSKKELFYVPHFRNIEKEFPNFSFHVGLSEPLPEDNWKIKKSLDDKEGDGYVGFIHQVLYDNYLKDHPEPDEVEFYLCGPPLMNSAVLKLLDDMGVPKENIRFDDFGG; encoded by the coding sequence ATGAGTTCAGTAATCATTTCTTCGATTGTAGCATTTACTTTGATAATTTTGCTACTCGTTTTGATTCTCCTTTTTGCCCAATCCAAGTTGGTGCCTTCTGGAGATGTTAAAATCGTCATCAATGGAGACGAAGACAATCCAATTGTAGCTTCTGCCGGATCCACCCTTCTTTCCACGCTTGGCGGCCAAAAAATATTCCTTCCCTCTGCCTGTGGCGGTGGTGGTACTTGTGCCATGTGCAAGTGTACCATTGAAGAGGGAGGTGGAGAAGTGTTACCTACCGAGGTAGGACACTTAAGCCGTTCCGAGCAAAAAAGCAATGTGAGACTTTCCTGCCAGGTAAAAGTGAAGCAGGATATGCGCATCCGTATTCCTGAAGAAATCTTTGGTATCAAGAAGTGGGAATGCGAAGTGGTTTCCAACTACAATGTATCCACCTTTATCAAGGAATTTGTGGTGAAATTACCTAAAGGGGAAACTTTGGATTTCCAATCCGGTGGATATATCCAGATTGATGTACCTGAAATCACCGTAAATTTTAAGGATATTGACATCACCCCACATCCTGACCTTGGTCACCCAGACGATGTGTATAAAAGTGACTGGGACAAATTTGGTTTGTGGGATTTGGTCATGAAAAATGATGAAGAGTTGTTCCGTGCTTACTCTATGGCCAACCATCCTGCAGAAGGAAACATCATCATGTTGACCATCCGTATTGCCACTCCACCTTGGGACAGGGCCAATAATAAATGGATGGATGTAAATCCTGGGGTTTGCTCCTCTTATGTATTCTCAAGAAAACCTGGAGATAAAGTAACCATTTCAGGTCCATATGGGGAATTCCACATCAACCCTACAGATAGAGAAATGATATATATTGGTGGTGGTGCTGGAATGGCTCCTTTGAGATCACATATCTTCCACCTTTTCCATACAGAAAAGACCGACAGAAAAGTATCTTACTGGTACGGGGGACGTTCTAAAAAGGAACTTTTCTACGTTCCTCACTTCAGAAATATTGAGAAGGAATTCCCTAATTTCAGTTTCCATGTAGGCCTTTCCGAGCCGCTTCCGGAAGACAACTGGAAAATCAAAAAATCCCTGGATGATAAAGAAGGAGATGGTTATGTAGGATTCATCCACCAGGTGCTTTATGACAACTACCTGAAAGACCATCCAGAGCCAGATGAGGTTGAATTTTACTTATGTGGGCCTCCATTGATGAACTCCGCAGTACTTAAGCTGTTGGATGACATGGGTGTCCCTAAAGAAAATATCAGGTTTGATGATTTCGGTGGTTAA
- a CDS encoding formimidoylglutamase — MDLQLFFDPVPETITQQKHSHNSFFTHINYHGELFPDLTGIQIALVGIQESRGQGEAETMPEAANEIRKKLFKLKKGLAHYKIADLGNIRNGIDLQETYLRIQSIGEYLLERQILPIYIGGSHDVDIGQYLSYEGMKKLVSMLTVDAKIDMDDEGMPFEVHSQDIILHQPNFLFNYTQLAYQSFLTDRDLVNVMEKLYFDHVRLGALRDNFKEVEPLIRNADLLSFDISAIQSADAPGASDAQPFGLTAEEACQIAWFAGMNEKLSSIGIYGYQPSYDDQRKKTASVIATMVWYFIEGFYHRKDSLSFKSNDYTKYTVSLDSKPSTLVFFKSKLSGKWWMEIPQSNKEKFERGTIIPCSYQDYQTAQRGEIPERWINAQLKLY; from the coding sequence ATGGATTTACAATTATTCTTTGACCCTGTTCCTGAAACTATCACCCAACAAAAACATTCTCATAATTCTTTTTTCACCCATATCAACTATCATGGAGAGCTTTTTCCTGACCTGACAGGCATCCAGATAGCCTTGGTAGGCATCCAGGAATCCAGGGGACAAGGGGAGGCGGAAACCATGCCCGAAGCAGCCAATGAAATTCGAAAAAAATTATTCAAGTTAAAAAAAGGCTTGGCTCATTACAAAATTGCAGACCTGGGCAATATAAGAAATGGGATAGACCTTCAGGAAACTTACCTCCGGATCCAGTCGATTGGAGAATATTTGTTGGAAAGACAAATATTGCCCATTTATATTGGCGGTTCCCATGATGTGGATATCGGACAGTATTTATCCTATGAGGGAATGAAAAAACTGGTCAGCATGCTCACTGTGGATGCTAAAATTGATATGGATGATGAAGGGATGCCTTTTGAAGTCCATTCCCAGGATATTATTCTCCATCAACCTAACTTTCTTTTTAATTATACCCAGCTTGCCTATCAAAGCTTCTTGACTGACAGGGATTTGGTCAATGTAATGGAAAAACTCTATTTCGATCATGTCAGACTTGGAGCTCTGAGGGACAATTTTAAAGAAGTAGAGCCCTTAATCAGAAATGCTGATCTGCTAAGCTTTGATATTTCGGCCATCCAATCGGCGGATGCCCCTGGAGCATCTGATGCCCAACCCTTCGGGCTTACTGCGGAGGAAGCCTGTCAAATTGCCTGGTTTGCAGGAATGAACGAAAAATTAAGCAGCATAGGCATTTATGGATACCAACCTAGCTATGATGACCAAAGGAAAAAAACAGCTTCAGTAATAGCAACAATGGTATGGTATTTTATTGAAGGTTTTTATCACCGAAAAGATAGCCTTTCCTTTAAAAGCAATGATTACACCAAATACACTGTTTCCCTGGACTCCAAGCCTTCCACATTGGTGTTTTTCAAAAGTAAACTCAGTGGGAAATGGTGGATGGAAATCCCTCAATCCAACAAGGAAAAATTTGAACGGGGTACCATCATTCCTTGCAGCTATCAGGACTATCAAACAGCCCAAAGGGGGGAAATCCCCGAAAGGTGGATCAATGCCCAGTTAAAACTTTACTGA
- a CDS encoding cytochrome b5 domain-containing protein encodes MKGITRQQLALRNGQDKPEIWIAYKGMVYDVSASRLWKFGKHYEHWAGQDLTDELKDAPHNENVFNKFAPVGRLI; translated from the coding sequence ATGAAGGGAATTACCCGACAACAACTGGCATTAAGAAATGGACAGGACAAACCTGAAATCTGGATTGCCTACAAAGGCATGGTGTATGATGTAAGTGCTTCCAGGTTATGGAAGTTTGGAAAACATTATGAACATTGGGCTGGGCAAGATTTGACCGATGAGCTCAAGGACGCCCCTCATAATGAAAATGTATTTAATAAATTTGCCCCGGTAGGGCGTTTGATATAA
- a CDS encoding N-acetylglucosamine kinase, which yields MILIADSGASKTDWRVIDAKGQISQYRGLGFNPYYQDQEDITRSLQEDFFHQSEEGIKSVYYYGAGCSNIKNKILVKEALQKQFKKAVIFVEHDLLAAARSTCGHEAGIACILGTGSNSCDYNGKDIINSRPSPGFILGDEGGGAYIGKQFLKDFIYEEMPAHISEKVKEHYALDYTQILENVYQKPFPGRYMASFCRFITQHKADPYCYNLVYQAFKDFFAKHVQKYPNHTQKKVNFVGSIAHYNSDILRKAAADLDIHANIIIESPIAGLTLFHQANP from the coding sequence ATGATTTTAATTGCAGATAGCGGAGCCAGCAAGACAGATTGGAGGGTCATTGATGCCAAAGGACAAATCTCTCAATACCGCGGTCTTGGCTTCAACCCTTATTACCAAGACCAAGAGGACATCACCCGCTCCTTACAAGAGGATTTTTTTCATCAAAGCGAGGAAGGAATAAAGTCAGTTTACTATTATGGGGCTGGTTGTTCCAATATCAAAAACAAAATTTTGGTCAAGGAGGCCTTACAAAAGCAATTTAAAAAGGCCGTGATTTTTGTGGAGCATGATTTACTGGCAGCAGCAAGGTCCACCTGCGGGCATGAAGCTGGCATTGCTTGTATTTTGGGAACTGGCTCCAACAGCTGCGATTATAATGGTAAAGATATAATAAACAGCAGGCCTTCCCCAGGTTTTATTTTAGGGGATGAGGGAGGAGGTGCCTATATAGGCAAACAATTCTTAAAGGATTTTATTTATGAAGAAATGCCAGCCCATATCAGTGAAAAGGTAAAGGAACATTACGCTTTGGACTATACTCAAATTCTGGAAAATGTGTATCAAAAGCCCTTTCCAGGTCGTTATATGGCTAGCTTCTGTCGGTTTATCACCCAGCATAAAGCAGATCCTTATTGCTATAACCTCGTCTACCAAGCCTTTAAGGATTTCTTTGCCAAACATGTTCAGAAATATCCAAACCATACCCAGAAAAAAGTCAATTTTGTGGGATCAATTGCCCATTACAACAGTGATATATTGAGAAAGGCGGCCGCTGATCTGGATATCCATGCCAATATTATTATCGAATCCCCCATTGCAGGTCTCACCTTATTCCATCAAGCAAACCCATGA
- the murQ gene encoding N-acetylmuramic acid 6-phosphate etherase, whose product MSITESSSYYDNLENMSVGELISNINQEDQSVPIAVKKALPEIEKLIEKIVPRMEKGGRLFYIGAGTSGRLGILDASECPPTYGVPHDMVIGIIAGGDQAIRKAVENAEDDTHQAWRDIQNYGFNEQDTVIGIAASGTTPYVIGGIQAAHQNGLLTGCITCNENSPLSKVSQNPVEVIVGPEFVTGSTRMKAGTAQKLVLNMISTAVMIKLGKVKGNKMVNMQLSNEKLVRRGTKMIMEATGLFEEDAKKLLLKWGSVRAAVEEWESQKGKGK is encoded by the coding sequence ATGAGCATTACCGAAAGCAGTTCCTACTACGATAATCTTGAAAACATGAGTGTTGGAGAGCTTATTTCCAACATTAACCAGGAAGATCAAAGTGTTCCTATAGCGGTAAAAAAAGCCTTGCCAGAGATTGAAAAACTAATAGAAAAAATCGTTCCCCGAATGGAGAAGGGAGGGCGGTTATTTTATATTGGCGCTGGGACCAGTGGCAGATTGGGCATTTTGGATGCTTCTGAATGCCCCCCTACTTATGGGGTACCTCATGATATGGTAATTGGCATCATTGCCGGGGGAGATCAAGCCATCCGGAAAGCGGTAGAAAATGCAGAAGACGATACTCATCAGGCTTGGAGGGATATCCAAAATTACGGTTTTAACGAGCAGGACACGGTGATAGGAATTGCTGCTTCAGGTACTACACCTTATGTGATCGGCGGTATCCAAGCTGCCCATCAAAATGGTTTGTTGACAGGCTGCATTACTTGCAATGAAAACTCCCCTTTATCAAAAGTTTCCCAAAATCCAGTTGAGGTGATAGTCGGACCTGAATTTGTCACTGGAAGTACCCGTATGAAGGCGGGCACGGCCCAAAAACTGGTACTGAACATGATATCTACAGCTGTAATGATAAAACTTGGAAAAGTTAAGGGCAATAAAATGGTCAATATGCAACTTTCCAATGAAAAACTTGTCAGAAGAGGCACCAAAATGATCATGGAGGCAACCGGCTTATTTGAAGAGGACGCTAAGAAACTTTTGTTGAAATGGGGTTCTGTCAGGGCTGCCGTTGAAGAATGGGAATCCCAAAAAGGCAAAGGAAAATAA
- the istA gene encoding IS21 family transposase has translation MDIKQIFSLHRDGLSNRKIGAVLGISRNTVNQYISWLAASDYEVDEVLSLTSVKLRELFPSRTTIKNDRFDALMRYFDQGKAARNHPGFTFLHHYEEYRQLVDSPYSYTQFMEHYHRKYPREEGSMKLEHLPGHEVFIDFAGTKIEVVDRDTGEVKKAEVFVSVLPFSLFTYVEACWSQKREDLVHCMNNMMWFFGGVPRAVVSDNLKSAVSRASKYEPEINRSLKDFARHYDCVINPTRAYSPQDKALVENAVQLSYQRIYYPLREMTFFSIHDLNREIRRLLENYNNMLFQRKEASRRELFQSMERECLKPLPTGIYQLKDYTRAKVQKIGYVYFSPDKSYYSVPYRYIGKSTQIHYTRDTVEVYHYHERIALHKRNGAKGCYNTNREHLSSTHKKYLDWSPDYFKKQAAPLGSNVATCISELFIESDYPETAYKRAQGIIKLAKLYGRERLDSACGRAIYAKAISYRRIRNILENNLDKVTPEELDKKESHIPDHENIRGASTYQ, from the coding sequence ATGGATATAAAGCAGATTTTCAGTTTACACAGGGACGGGCTCAGCAACCGGAAAATAGGTGCCGTACTGGGGATTTCCCGCAACACGGTCAACCAGTACATCTCCTGGCTTGCAGCCTCGGACTACGAAGTTGATGAGGTTCTGTCCCTTACCAGCGTTAAATTAAGGGAGCTGTTCCCTTCCCGCACAACCATAAAGAATGACAGGTTTGATGCCCTGATGCGTTATTTTGACCAAGGGAAAGCCGCCAGAAACCACCCGGGATTTACTTTTCTGCACCATTACGAGGAGTACAGGCAGCTTGTGGATTCTCCTTACAGCTATACGCAGTTCATGGAGCATTACCATAGAAAATATCCCAGGGAAGAGGGATCCATGAAGCTTGAACACCTTCCAGGCCATGAGGTGTTCATCGATTTTGCGGGCACAAAGATAGAAGTCGTGGACCGTGATACCGGGGAAGTCAAAAAGGCGGAAGTCTTTGTGTCAGTGCTTCCCTTCAGCCTGTTCACCTATGTAGAGGCATGTTGGAGCCAGAAACGTGAGGACCTTGTCCATTGCATGAACAACATGATGTGGTTTTTTGGGGGTGTCCCCAGGGCCGTGGTATCGGACAACCTAAAATCGGCGGTCAGCAGGGCCAGTAAATATGAACCGGAGATCAACCGTTCCCTTAAGGATTTTGCAAGGCACTATGATTGTGTCATCAATCCCACCAGGGCATACAGCCCCCAGGACAAAGCACTGGTCGAGAATGCGGTACAGCTGAGTTACCAGCGCATATACTATCCCCTTCGGGAGATGACCTTTTTTTCGATCCATGATCTGAACCGGGAGATAAGAAGGCTGTTGGAAAACTACAACAACATGCTTTTCCAGAGAAAGGAGGCCAGTAGAAGGGAGCTTTTCCAGTCCATGGAAAGGGAATGCCTGAAACCGCTTCCCACAGGCATATACCAGCTCAAGGACTATACCAGGGCAAAGGTCCAGAAGATAGGGTACGTCTACTTCTCCCCGGACAAAAGCTATTACAGTGTCCCGTATAGGTATATCGGAAAGTCCACCCAGATCCATTATACCAGGGACACCGTGGAAGTCTACCATTACCATGAAAGGATCGCCCTGCACAAAAGGAACGGGGCAAAGGGTTGCTACAACACCAACAGGGAACACCTCAGCAGTACACACAAAAAATACCTCGACTGGAGCCCGGACTACTTCAAGAAGCAGGCAGCTCCCTTGGGCTCCAATGTGGCCACATGTATCAGTGAACTTTTTATCGAATCAGATTACCCGGAAACGGCCTACAAAAGGGCACAGGGTATCATAAAGCTTGCAAAGCTTTATGGCAGGGAAAGACTGGACTCCGCATGTGGCAGGGCCATATATGCCAAGGCAATATCCTACCGCAGGATCAGGAACATACTTGAAAACAACCTGGACAAGGTCACCCCGGAAGAGCTGGACAAAAAAGAATCCCATATTCCCGACCACGAAAACATCAGGGGTGCATCCACTTACCAATAA
- the istB gene encoding IS21-like element helper ATPase IstB: MNSNQTVEKLRQMRLSAMAELHHQHIGSNRFADFTADEYIALLADHEWEDRQNKKMARLIKKAAFKQKASVADIDYSHSRNLDKNMFTRLAGLGFVDKKENIIITGPSGVGKSYLVQALGNQACLMGYRTVYSSTSRLLSKLKLSKADGTYLRELRKLQNTDLLILDDFGLQAFDATAREIVLDIIDDRFTEKSTLVSSQLPVSTWYDIIGEGTIADAILDRLVNSSHRIDLKGESLRKGILKNE, from the coding sequence ATGAACAGTAACCAGACAGTAGAAAAACTCAGGCAGATGAGGCTCAGTGCCATGGCAGAGCTCCATCATCAACACATTGGCAGCAACAGGTTCGCCGACTTTACCGCCGATGAATACATCGCCCTACTGGCAGACCACGAATGGGAAGACCGGCAGAACAAGAAAATGGCCCGGTTGATCAAAAAGGCCGCTTTCAAACAGAAAGCATCCGTTGCCGACATCGATTACAGCCATAGCAGGAACCTTGACAAGAATATGTTCACCAGGCTTGCAGGGCTTGGCTTCGTGGACAAAAAAGAAAACATTATCATTACCGGACCTTCGGGGGTAGGGAAAAGCTATCTGGTACAGGCCCTGGGAAACCAGGCATGCCTGATGGGGTACAGGACAGTATACAGCAGCACCTCAAGGCTGCTGTCAAAACTCAAGCTCTCCAAAGCCGACGGAACCTACCTCAGGGAACTGAGGAAACTCCAGAACACCGACCTGCTCATACTCGACGACTTTGGGCTGCAGGCTTTTGATGCAACGGCAAGGGAAATAGTATTGGACATCATTGATGACAGGTTTACCGAAAAATCAACCCTTGTATCCTCCCAATTGCCAGTATCCACCTGGTACGATATCATTGGGGAAGGAACCATCGCAGATGCCATACTGGACAGACTGGTAAACTCTTCCCATAGAATAGACCTCAAAGGGGAATCTTTGAGAAAGGGAATCTTGAAAAATGAATAA